In Phycisphaerae bacterium, one genomic interval encodes:
- the nagB gene encoding glucosamine-6-phosphate deaminase yields the protein MEIIITETYEELSRLAADMIERQLLRKPSSVLGLATGSTPVGLYRELVRRHKETGLDFSKVITFNLDEYLDLSPSHPQSYRYFMDQNLFHHINVDPKNIHVPYGHAGEVEEFCEWYESEIKRAGGIDIQVLGIGADGHIAFNEPGSSLGSRTRLKTLTRQTIEDNARFFDNPEEVPRFAITMGVGTILEAREILILANGAKKAEIVAEALEGPITAQVSASALQMHRHVTVIVDAAAGAKLKRADYYRWIFQEKKRLIPRLIGKVT from the coding sequence ATGGAAATCATCATCACCGAAACCTACGAAGAACTCTCGCGCCTCGCGGCCGACATGATCGAGCGGCAACTGCTCCGCAAACCCAGCAGCGTGCTTGGCCTCGCCACCGGCTCGACCCCCGTCGGCCTGTACCGCGAACTCGTGCGGCGGCACAAGGAGACCGGGCTCGATTTCTCGAAGGTGATCACCTTCAACCTCGACGAGTACCTCGACCTGTCGCCCTCGCACCCACAGAGCTACCGGTACTTCATGGACCAGAACCTGTTCCACCATATTAATGTGGACCCCAAGAACATACACGTCCCCTACGGCCACGCCGGCGAGGTCGAGGAGTTCTGCGAGTGGTACGAGTCGGAGATCAAGCGGGCTGGCGGCATCGACATCCAGGTGCTGGGGATCGGCGCCGACGGTCACATCGCGTTCAACGAGCCCGGTTCGTCGCTCGGCTCCCGCACCCGCCTCAAGACCCTCACCCGCCAGACCATCGAAGATAACGCGCGCTTCTTCGACAACCCCGAGGAAGTCCCGCGCTTCGCCATCACCATGGGCGTCGGCACCATTCTCGAAGCCCGGGAGATCCTCATCCTCGCCAACGGCGCCAAGAAGGCCGAAATCGTCGCCGAGGCGCTGGAAGGCCCCATCACCGCCCAGGTGTCCGCCAGCGCCCTCCAGATGCACCGCCACGTCACGGTCATCGTCGATGCCGCGGCCGGCGCCAAGCTCAAGCGCGCAGACTACTACCGCTGGATCTTCCAGGAAAAGAAACGCCTCATCCCGCGCCTGATCGGCAAGGTGACCTGA
- a CDS encoding SpoIID/LytB domain-containing protein, translated as MSQAPKPTGIRAWTPAARIEPFVRIGIILDEDAFDVVRLRVPDEPYLLESPATEPRRLGPGTVLEVRRSGAGVAATVGNASPIAGDVLRLVPTARPAGGLTPAGAGVTVHGVVAGRGFHWQKRIDETLGGVLELVPGRRGVVLVNELPLEDYLAGVITAEMSGACPADLLKAQCVVARSWLLAMTEPKHETEPFDRCNDDCCQRYQGTGDLGPTALAAVRNTRGEVLLAPTGAVLDANYAKSCGGISETPWAVWGLDKPGISPIVDAPADAAERGWLESFRARCAAGLAGEGKAPAWPSSGADQRRDAGATMQNDLDEYLDGAWLKTTRCYCSPNMVPVEAIGRYLGRVDTTDDYFRWTVRYERAELEALLRDKLTDARELVELRDLRVRARGVSGRAYIVEVEWANARGDVVCSRVESEYRIRQVLHRKFLYSSAFAVRPQRDADGRLVAVTLRGAGWGHGVGMCQIGALGMALAGIDHAAICRHYYPKARLETVYT; from the coding sequence ATGAGCCAGGCACCCAAACCGACGGGAATCCGAGCGTGGACGCCCGCCGCACGAATCGAGCCTTTTGTGCGGATCGGGATCATCCTCGACGAGGACGCCTTCGACGTCGTCCGCCTGCGCGTGCCGGACGAGCCGTACCTGCTGGAAAGCCCGGCGACCGAGCCACGGCGACTGGGGCCGGGCACGGTTCTGGAGGTGCGGCGGTCGGGCGCGGGCGTGGCCGCGACCGTCGGCAACGCGTCCCCGATCGCCGGCGACGTGCTGCGTCTCGTCCCCACCGCGCGGCCTGCCGGTGGCCTGACGCCGGCGGGCGCTGGCGTAACCGTGCACGGCGTTGTGGCGGGACGGGGGTTCCACTGGCAGAAGCGGATCGATGAGACACTTGGGGGCGTGCTGGAGCTGGTGCCGGGGCGGCGTGGCGTGGTGCTGGTGAATGAATTGCCGCTGGAGGACTACCTCGCGGGGGTCATCACGGCGGAGATGAGCGGGGCGTGCCCGGCGGATCTGCTGAAGGCGCAATGCGTCGTGGCGCGTTCGTGGCTGCTGGCGATGACGGAGCCGAAGCACGAGACCGAACCGTTCGATCGCTGCAACGACGACTGCTGCCAGCGGTACCAGGGCACGGGGGATCTGGGGCCGACGGCGCTGGCGGCGGTGCGCAACACGCGCGGCGAAGTGCTGCTGGCGCCGACGGGTGCGGTGCTGGATGCGAATTACGCGAAAAGCTGCGGCGGGATATCGGAAACGCCGTGGGCGGTGTGGGGGCTGGACAAGCCGGGGATCTCGCCGATCGTGGACGCGCCGGCGGACGCGGCGGAGCGCGGGTGGCTGGAATCGTTCAGGGCGCGCTGCGCGGCCGGGCTGGCTGGGGAGGGCAAAGCTCCCGCCTGGCCGAGCTCGGGCGCTGACCAGCGGCGCGACGCCGGTGCCACAATGCAGAACGATCTGGACGAGTACCTGGATGGGGCGTGGCTGAAGACGACGCGGTGCTATTGCAGCCCGAACATGGTGCCGGTGGAGGCGATCGGGCGGTACCTCGGGCGGGTGGACACGACGGACGATTACTTCCGCTGGACGGTGCGGTATGAGCGCGCGGAGCTCGAAGCTCTGCTGCGTGACAAGCTGACGGATGCGCGCGAGCTGGTAGAGCTGCGCGACCTGCGGGTGCGGGCCCGGGGGGTGAGCGGTCGGGCATACATCGTGGAAGTCGAGTGGGCCAACGCGCGCGGGGACGTGGTGTGCAGTCGCGTGGAGAGCGAGTATCGCATCCGGCAGGTGCTGCATCGCAAGTTCCTGTACAGCAGCGCGTTCGCCGTCCGGCCGCAGCGGGATGCGGATGGGCGGCTGGTGGCAGTGACGCTGCGCGGGGCGGGGTGGGGGCACGGTGTAGGGATGTGTCAGATCGGGGCGCTGGGGATGGCGCTGGCGGGGATCGACCACGCGGCGATTTGCCGGCACTATTACCCGAAGGCGCGGCTGGAGACGGTGTACACATAG
- a CDS encoding TolC family protein, with protein MSAGWWSHSAPAGDRRRYWRACGLCLLAALALPCGACVQMVRQTDQDVARLIEARQRAALGRAVTADVGMPDRLPRPARSAYNRNPSPTTEDVPASFTAASQPTTAAVESTAAPPPVPTTRPPGVFTLTAALAYAQRHQREYQSAKEDLYLAALALTVERHLWTPIFAANLRTVYGNYGEATDFDQAMRFAADVAVTQRLPYGGEFTAGAVSTLIRDVKKTITASEGSSAELGLKVPFLRGAGHIAQETLIQLERELTYSVRVFERFRRQQLVTVAQAYFNLLAVKQRVADSEESYQNFVMDFERAADMESIGRGTPLDTQRAEGAMLNQENALEAARENFRASADNFKLLIGMPVDESLEREDLEDIETIERQIADGRYPLLTRPGAVNDEQGATAVALRRRLDLLTLADRIDDARRGVAISRNALLPDLNWDSSLALETDPAHYRLGGFRFDRANWRSEIVLGLPLERTQERADLRRSLIDVQQAQRTYQEQTDRIRAQVRAAVHGLILQERSLEIQRKSVEVAERQREFAQIQYEDGTIDNRDKIDAENAWVSARNQLNLAKTDRWGALLEFRLATETLRIEDDGTQLPDDADASAP; from the coding sequence ATGTCTGCAGGTTGGTGGTCCCACAGCGCACCGGCCGGCGACCGGCGGCGATACTGGCGGGCCTGCGGGCTGTGCCTGTTGGCGGCGCTGGCGCTGCCGTGCGGCGCCTGCGTGCAGATGGTCCGCCAGACCGACCAGGACGTGGCCCGCCTGATCGAAGCCCGGCAACGCGCCGCGCTGGGCCGGGCCGTGACGGCGGACGTCGGCATGCCCGACCGGCTGCCCCGGCCGGCGCGCTCCGCGTACAACCGCAACCCCAGCCCGACGACCGAAGACGTCCCGGCGTCGTTCACCGCCGCGTCGCAGCCGACGACCGCCGCCGTCGAGAGCACAGCGGCGCCGCCCCCCGTGCCCACGACGCGCCCGCCGGGGGTCTTCACGTTGACGGCCGCCCTGGCGTACGCGCAGCGGCACCAGCGCGAGTACCAGTCGGCGAAGGAAGACCTGTACCTCGCGGCGCTCGCGCTGACCGTCGAACGGCACCTCTGGACGCCGATCTTCGCCGCCAACCTGCGCACCGTGTACGGCAACTACGGGGAGGCGACGGACTTCGACCAGGCGATGCGCTTCGCCGCCGATGTCGCCGTGACGCAGCGACTGCCGTACGGCGGCGAGTTCACGGCCGGCGCGGTCAGCACGCTCATTCGCGACGTGAAGAAGACCATCACGGCGTCGGAGGGCAGCAGCGCGGAGCTGGGGTTGAAGGTGCCGTTCCTCCGTGGCGCCGGGCACATCGCCCAGGAAACGCTGATCCAGCTCGAGCGCGAACTGACGTACTCGGTGCGCGTGTTTGAGCGCTTCCGCCGGCAGCAACTGGTCACCGTCGCGCAGGCGTACTTCAACCTGCTCGCGGTGAAGCAGCGCGTGGCCGACAGCGAGGAAAGCTACCAGAACTTCGTCATGGACTTCGAGCGGGCCGCCGACATGGAGAGCATCGGCCGCGGCACGCCGCTCGACACGCAGCGCGCCGAAGGCGCCATGCTGAACCAGGAGAATGCGCTGGAGGCGGCCCGCGAGAATTTCCGCGCCAGCGCCGACAACTTCAAGCTGCTGATCGGCATGCCGGTCGACGAGTCGCTCGAGCGGGAGGACCTTGAGGACATCGAGACCATCGAGCGGCAGATCGCGGACGGCCGCTACCCGCTGCTGACCCGGCCCGGCGCCGTGAATGACGAACAGGGCGCGACCGCCGTGGCGCTGCGGCGGCGGCTGGATCTGCTCACGCTGGCGGACCGGATCGACGACGCGCGGCGCGGCGTGGCCATCAGCCGCAACGCGCTGCTGCCGGACCTGAACTGGGACTCGTCGCTGGCGCTCGAAACGGACCCGGCGCACTACCGGCTGGGCGGGTTCCGCTTCGACCGCGCCAACTGGCGGAGCGAGATCGTGCTCGGGCTGCCGCTGGAGCGAACGCAGGAGCGCGCGGACCTGCGCCGCAGCCTGATCGATGTGCAGCAGGCGCAGCGCACGTACCAGGAGCAGACGGACCGCATCCGGGCGCAGGTGCGCGCCGCGGTGCACGGGCTGATCTTGCAGGAGCGTTCACTCGAGATTCAGCGCAAGAGCGTCGAGGTCGCCGAGCGCCAGCGCGAGTTCGCCCAGATCCAGTACGAGGACGGGACGATCGACAACCGCGACAAGATCGACGCGGAGAACGCGTGGGTCAGCGCCCGCAATCAACTGAACCTGGCGAAGACCGACCGGTGGGGAGCGCTGCTGGAGTTCCGCCTGGCGACGGAAACGCTGCGCATCGAGGATGACGGCACGCAACTGCCCGACGACGCGGACGCCAGCGCGCCCTGA
- a CDS encoding DUF2817 domain-containing protein, giving the protein MSPAYPPLLRSSYSVRTRAAALLCLAAGLAAGCAAPPPRKVITPPPTPRIVSTPAPVPVATPPPELPARPVVQRFEIGRSVRGTPLVLEVFGNGPERIFIFGGIHGNEPTSAALARRLSAHLRENPDAGAGCTIGILAEANPDGLAAGTRDNASGVDLNRNFPARNWRAGRGARGPHGATPGSEPETQAILRAFDYLRPSRSMAIHSIGRGRHCNNYDGPAAPLAQRLARHNGYPARATMGYDTPGSFGSWAGVDRNVPTITLELPRDATAADCWRDNRAALLEFIRTTTTAAE; this is encoded by the coding sequence ATGTCGCCCGCATACCCCCCGCTGCTGCGTTCCAGCTACTCCGTGCGCACCCGCGCGGCCGCCCTGCTCTGCCTGGCCGCCGGCCTAGCCGCGGGCTGTGCCGCCCCCCCGCCCCGTAAGGTGATCACGCCGCCCCCCACTCCCCGCATCGTCAGCACCCCGGCACCCGTGCCCGTCGCCACGCCGCCGCCCGAACTGCCCGCCCGCCCGGTCGTGCAGCGCTTCGAGATCGGCCGCTCCGTCCGCGGCACCCCACTCGTCCTCGAGGTCTTTGGCAACGGCCCCGAGCGCATCTTCATCTTCGGCGGCATCCACGGCAACGAACCGACCAGCGCCGCGCTCGCGCGCCGCCTAAGCGCGCACCTGCGCGAAAACCCCGACGCCGGCGCCGGCTGCACCATCGGCATCCTCGCCGAAGCCAACCCCGACGGCCTGGCCGCGGGCACACGCGACAACGCTTCCGGCGTTGACCTCAATCGCAATTTCCCCGCCCGGAACTGGCGCGCCGGCCGCGGCGCGCGCGGCCCCCACGGCGCTACCCCCGGCAGCGAGCCCGAGACGCAGGCGATCCTGCGCGCCTTCGACTACCTCCGGCCCAGCCGCAGCATGGCCATCCACTCCATCGGCCGCGGCCGCCACTGCAACAATTACGACGGGCCGGCGGCCCCGCTCGCGCAACGCCTGGCCCGGCACAACGGCTATCCGGCCCGCGCCACCATGGGCTACGACACGCCCGGCAGCTTCGGCAGTTGGGCCGGCGTCGATCGCAACGTCCCGACGATCACCCTCGAGCTCCCCCGCGACGCAACCGCGGCCGACTGTTGGCGCGACAACCGCGCCGCCCTGCTCGAATTCATCCGCACCACAACCACCGCGGCGGAATAG
- a CDS encoding HAMP domain-containing protein has product MRLPRISLATKYRFLFGLAVVLIIGAALAVPWYYMESIVLQQPYREARAIAEGYFRLSLPARDTAAGAGGVHSGKFSLMPELAAHEPRFVPLELNPDDPESIVNLSQRDPFVDRALRTLRKHPSNDEYLRTTWEETGCRFRYARAVWVTRRCLNCHEEGRSARPYRENQLAGLILVDLPAEMSQQYSLLNRVVIVAAGALAGIFAILVFYVITTKFILAPIHELRTVALRVSDGDLAVRSDIRSGDEFEQLSENLNTMLERLRVSQEELKKANRLLDEKLALMAEANVALYEANRVKSEFLANVSHELRTPLTSIIGFAELLREAPTGDADPRTLRYAENILISGRILLEIINDLLDLAKIEAGKTELRVEAVPVAHVCGMLVDHVRPLADRKKLQLELEVPEGLPALQTDAGKLRQILFNLMSNAIKFSPEGGRVWLRAARADETHVRLEVADTGPGIAPEHHQVIFEKFRQIDQSATRAHHGTGLGLAIAKELTGMLGGEIGVASEPGHGATFWVVLPLSAPTEPRERPRVSLI; this is encoded by the coding sequence ATGCGACTGCCCCGGATTTCGCTGGCCACCAAGTACCGGTTCCTGTTCGGCCTGGCGGTGGTGCTGATCATCGGCGCCGCGCTGGCGGTGCCGTGGTACTACATGGAATCGATCGTGCTCCAGCAGCCGTACCGCGAGGCCCGCGCCATCGCGGAGGGCTATTTCCGCCTGAGCCTGCCGGCGCGCGACACCGCGGCCGGCGCCGGCGGCGTGCACAGCGGCAAGTTCAGCCTGATGCCGGAGCTGGCGGCCCACGAGCCGCGGTTCGTGCCGCTGGAACTGAACCCGGATGACCCGGAGTCGATCGTCAATCTCAGCCAGCGTGACCCGTTCGTCGATCGCGCGCTGCGCACGCTGCGCAAGCACCCCAGCAACGACGAGTATCTGCGCACCACCTGGGAAGAGACCGGCTGCCGTTTCCGCTATGCGCGGGCCGTGTGGGTGACGCGCCGCTGCCTGAACTGCCACGAGGAAGGGCGCAGCGCGCGGCCTTACCGCGAGAACCAGCTCGCCGGGCTGATCCTGGTCGATCTGCCGGCGGAGATGAGCCAGCAGTACTCGCTGCTGAACCGCGTGGTGATTGTCGCGGCCGGAGCGCTGGCAGGCATCTTCGCGATCCTCGTGTTCTACGTGATCACCACGAAGTTCATCCTGGCCCCGATCCACGAGCTGCGCACCGTGGCACTGCGCGTCTCGGACGGCGACCTGGCGGTGCGCTCGGACATTCGCAGCGGCGACGAGTTCGAACAGCTCTCCGAGAACCTGAACACGATGCTCGAACGGCTGCGCGTGTCGCAGGAGGAGCTGAAGAAGGCGAACCGGCTGCTGGATGAGAAGCTCGCCTTGATGGCCGAGGCCAACGTCGCGCTGTACGAGGCCAACCGCGTCAAAAGCGAGTTCCTGGCCAACGTCTCGCACGAGCTGCGCACCCCGCTGACCAGCATCATCGGGTTCGCCGAGCTGCTGCGCGAGGCGCCGACCGGCGATGCCGACCCGCGCACGCTGCGCTACGCCGAGAACATCCTGATCTCGGGGCGGATCCTGCTGGAGATCATCAACGATCTTTTGGACCTGGCGAAGATCGAGGCGGGCAAGACGGAGTTGCGGGTCGAGGCGGTGCCGGTCGCGCATGTCTGCGGCATGCTGGTGGACCACGTGCGCCCGCTGGCGGACCGCAAGAAGCTGCAACTGGAGCTGGAGGTGCCCGAGGGGCTGCCCGCGCTGCAGACGGACGCCGGCAAGCTCCGGCAGATCCTGTTCAACCTGATGTCGAACGCGATCAAGTTCAGCCCGGAAGGGGGGCGGGTGTGGCTGCGGGCGGCGCGGGCGGATGAGACGCACGTGCGGCTGGAGGTCGCCGACACGGGGCCGGGCATCGCGCCCGAGCACCACCAGGTGATCTTTGAGAAGTTCCGGCAGATCGACCAGTCGGCGACGCGCGCGCACCACGGCACGGGGCTGGGGCTGGCGATCGCGAAGGAGCTGACGGGGATGCTGGGGGGTGAGATCGGCGTGGCGAGCGAGCCGGGTCACGGGGCGACGTTCTGGGTCGTGCTGCCGCTCTCGGCGCCGACCGAGCCGCGCGAGCGCCCGCGCGTCTCGCTGATCTGA
- a CDS encoding prepilin-type N-terminal cleavage/methylation domain-containing protein, with protein MRNEAMHNVLRTRRHGFTLIELLVVVAIIALLISILLPALGRARDQAKAVKCLSNVRSMGQGVISYSTGDEDRLPGGLHPAINRNQGLDALINNPDYPMSEANARLYQNRQLTWWLRSVYGDTHNYSNSVTDMIATCPGAAGINPDSNFRTAYQITNRYVYPTDYVVNNVGENDPDGGVFGGGRTTTPPYYFGYSAPLGSGAAGKALEAKYPRQRWSRVKKPSEEWMVADAWFRSKNNTAAREFQQEGPYQWNWSGYAFPNFPPHFSRRTYRLMSEAQRDSETSQLRRIKKDGKTSTVFFDGHAEMVRSKTLKMPTGQELLYGFKGTVNPAKISPDPNSVFWYASWE; from the coding sequence ATGCGGAACGAAGCCATGCACAACGTATTGCGAACACGAAGACACGGATTCACTTTGATCGAGCTGCTGGTGGTGGTCGCGATCATCGCCCTGCTGATCTCGATCCTGCTGCCAGCCCTCGGCCGCGCACGCGATCAAGCCAAGGCCGTAAAATGTCTGTCAAACGTTCGATCGATGGGACAGGGCGTGATCTCCTATTCGACGGGCGACGAAGACCGCCTGCCCGGGGGCCTTCATCCGGCGATCAACCGTAACCAGGGGCTCGACGCGTTGATCAACAACCCTGACTATCCGATGTCAGAGGCGAACGCCCGCCTGTATCAAAACCGCCAGCTCACCTGGTGGTTGCGTTCCGTATACGGCGACACCCACAACTACAGCAACAGTGTCACCGACATGATCGCGACTTGTCCGGGCGCTGCGGGGATCAACCCCGACTCGAACTTCAGGACTGCGTATCAGATCACGAATCGGTACGTCTACCCGACCGACTACGTCGTGAACAACGTCGGCGAGAACGATCCGGACGGCGGCGTCTTCGGCGGTGGCCGCACGACTACCCCTCCCTACTATTTCGGCTACAGCGCCCCGTTGGGCTCGGGCGCGGCGGGGAAAGCGCTTGAGGCCAAGTACCCGCGTCAACGTTGGAGCCGGGTCAAGAAGCCCTCCGAGGAGTGGATGGTTGCCGATGCTTGGTTCCGGTCGAAGAATAACACAGCGGCCCGGGAGTTTCAGCAGGAAGGGCCGTATCAGTGGAACTGGAGCGGCTACGCATTCCCGAATTTCCCGCCGCACTTCTCGCGTCGGACATACCGGCTAATGAGTGAAGCGCAGCGCGACTCCGAGACGTCGCAACTGCGGCGCATCAAGAAGGACGGCAAGACGTCCACCGTCTTCTTTGATGGACACGCCGAGATGGTGCGCTCAAAGACGCTCAAGATGCCAACCGGGCAGGAACTGCTGTACGGCTTCAAGGGCACGGTCAACCCCGCGAAGATCTCGCCAGACCCCAACAGCGTGTTCTGGTACGCATCCTGGGAATGA
- a CDS encoding peptidylprolyl isomerase: MRGSALTIRSWPALIPLAAALLGAVVPPAPAQDGDALVIVNGRPITRRQVVDVLMESHGLPIMQQLIVLELAKEESKRLKLTVSAADVEREFQQALDKIAPRVDADGHVLSEAEKRESLNGLLQQKGLTLAEFRIGMERNAHLRKVVEQNFHVDEATLREEFARLYGERVEIRHIQIGDVNGLHEALNQLEKNTDFAEVARAVSQNAESAVNGGLLEPFAFNAEDIAPVLREAAFSMKPGEISKPIRVGRWWHIIRLERRLPASDVRFEDVRTEVEQALRGHAIPQEMNRLITALFQKADVKVLDAELKRKYERMLKENPPADPTAAP, encoded by the coding sequence ATGCGTGGAAGCGCACTGACGATTCGTTCGTGGCCGGCGCTAATCCCGCTGGCGGCGGCGCTGCTGGGGGCCGTGGTCCCGCCGGCGCCGGCCCAGGACGGCGACGCGCTGGTGATCGTGAACGGGCGTCCGATCACGCGGCGGCAGGTGGTCGATGTGCTGATGGAGTCTCACGGCCTGCCGATCATGCAGCAGCTCATCGTGCTTGAGCTGGCCAAGGAAGAATCCAAGCGGTTGAAGCTGACCGTCAGCGCCGCCGACGTGGAGCGCGAGTTCCAGCAGGCGCTGGACAAGATCGCCCCGCGGGTCGACGCCGACGGCCACGTGCTGAGCGAAGCCGAGAAGCGGGAATCGCTGAACGGGCTGCTCCAGCAGAAGGGCCTGACGCTGGCCGAGTTTCGCATCGGCATGGAGCGCAACGCGCACCTGCGCAAGGTGGTTGAGCAGAACTTCCACGTCGACGAGGCCACGCTGCGCGAGGAATTCGCGCGGCTCTACGGCGAGCGCGTGGAGATCCGACATATCCAGATCGGCGACGTCAACGGCCTGCACGAAGCCCTGAACCAGCTCGAGAAGAACACGGACTTCGCCGAAGTCGCCCGGGCGGTCAGCCAGAACGCGGAGTCGGCCGTCAACGGCGGCCTGCTTGAGCCGTTCGCCTTCAACGCCGAGGACATCGCCCCGGTGTTGCGCGAGGCCGCGTTTTCGATGAAGCCGGGCGAGATCTCGAAGCCGATCCGCGTCGGGCGCTGGTGGCACATCATCAGGCTCGAACGCCGGCTGCCGGCTTCCGACGTGCGGTTCGAGGACGTCCGGACGGAGGTGGAGCAGGCCCTCCGCGGCCACGCGATTCCGCAGGAGATGAACCGTCTGATCACCGCGCTGTTTCAGAAGGCCGACGTGAAAGTGCTCGACGCCGAGCTGAAGCGGAAATACGAGCGGATGCTGAAGGAAAACCCGCCGGCGGATCCGACGGCGGCGCCCTGA
- a CDS encoding ROK family transcriptional regulator translates to MDWSVLQVIQRLGATPQRKLAEQIGRQRSTVNGAVQRLLTSGWLERVGQAGGGRGRPAILLAVNRNVGCFAGVDIAASDLHCAVVGADGTLLDHVSARLADEHSPSAVADQIDLNLRGVLSRVGFGVPDLLGLWAGINGAVDERGVVVTCAALGWHNVPFRQRLATRYGCEVLVQGASTTMNAAAEALLGAGREANSLVYYHVGRGISARFVQRGQPLAGATQRAGEIGHVVVAPGGARCACGNNGCLEAVASGPALCAALRRLPRAAVPEPLQKLLREPDGETTAELVRAAYKSRPRDGQHPLAALLAQTTNYLALGAAMAVAAYDPQVLVLGGYMFQDNAPLRREFQRILRRMVLDWDKRDLKVVQGEVLTQDRAVGGAAEVCQRFWANPRGVLAFA, encoded by the coding sequence ATGGACTGGTCCGTGCTGCAAGTCATCCAGCGCCTGGGCGCGACCCCCCAGCGCAAGCTCGCCGAGCAGATCGGCCGGCAGCGCTCGACGGTCAACGGGGCCGTGCAGCGCCTGCTGACCTCGGGCTGGCTGGAGCGCGTCGGGCAGGCCGGCGGGGGCCGCGGCCGGCCGGCGATCCTGCTGGCCGTCAACCGCAACGTCGGCTGCTTCGCCGGCGTGGACATCGCGGCCTCCGACCTGCACTGCGCGGTCGTCGGGGCGGACGGCACCCTGCTGGATCACGTGTCCGCGCGGCTGGCCGACGAGCACTCTCCGTCGGCGGTGGCGGACCAGATCGACCTCAACCTGCGCGGCGTGCTGTCGCGGGTGGGGTTCGGCGTGCCGGACCTGCTCGGGTTGTGGGCGGGCATCAACGGCGCCGTGGATGAGCGCGGCGTGGTGGTGACGTGCGCGGCGCTGGGCTGGCACAACGTGCCCTTCCGCCAGCGGCTGGCCACGCGCTACGGCTGCGAGGTACTGGTGCAGGGTGCCTCGACGACGATGAACGCGGCGGCGGAAGCGCTGCTCGGCGCGGGGCGCGAAGCGAACAGCCTGGTCTATTACCACGTTGGCCGCGGGATCAGCGCCCGGTTTGTGCAGCGTGGTCAGCCGCTGGCCGGGGCGACGCAGCGCGCGGGCGAGATCGGCCATGTGGTGGTGGCGCCGGGCGGGGCGCGCTGTGCCTGCGGCAACAACGGCTGCCTGGAGGCGGTCGCGTCCGGGCCGGCGCTGTGCGCGGCGCTGCGGCGCCTGCCGCGGGCCGCGGTGCCGGAGCCGCTGCAGAAGCTGCTGCGTGAACCGGATGGCGAGACGACGGCCGAACTGGTGCGGGCGGCGTACAAGTCGCGCCCGCGGGACGGCCAGCATCCGCTGGCGGCGCTCCTGGCGCAGACGACGAATTACCTGGCGCTGGGGGCGGCGATGGCCGTCGCGGCCTACGACCCCCAGGTGCTGGTGTTGGGCGGCTACATGTTCCAGGACAACGCGCCGCTGCGGCGCGAGTTCCAGCGGATCCTGCGCCGCATGGTGCTGGACTGGGACAAGCGTGATCTGAAGGTCGTGCAGGGTGAGGTTCTGACCCAGGACCGGGCCGTGGGCGGCGCCGCGGAGGTGTGCCAGCGGTTCTGGGCCAACCCGCGCGGCGTGCTGGCGTTTGCCTGA